A single Saccharolobus shibatae B12 DNA region contains:
- a CDS encoding FAD binding domain-containing protein, whose product MILETFDYYAPNSLAEVFDIVESVGEDFKFLAGGQSLIPMLKMNLIKVSSIIDLKKISDLSFIKEEDGQLIRIGALVKYVEISESDLIKKHLPILSYASRKVAHQLVRNRGTIGGSIVFGHPAADLCVISVLLDAEMEIVSRGAVRYVNANRFFLGSLTTNLKQNEVLKSIRFKIPKENYGWSFNKLSLSHGDFPLLITATLIRRSGNTIDDIKIALGGVADTVVRAKEIEEFLKGKEATEENIYKASKLASSIYNPSPTLEFSSNYIKKVMEVYLRRSINEAYNMA is encoded by the coding sequence ATGATTCTTGAAACATTTGATTACTATGCACCTAACTCTCTAGCCGAAGTATTTGATATTGTAGAATCGGTTGGGGAGGATTTCAAATTTCTAGCCGGTGGTCAAAGTTTAATACCCATGCTCAAGATGAATTTGATAAAAGTCTCTAGTATAATAGACTTAAAGAAAATATCGGACCTATCATTCATAAAAGAAGAAGATGGGCAATTGATTAGGATTGGAGCCTTAGTTAAATATGTAGAAATATCCGAGTCTGATCTGATCAAAAAGCATCTACCAATACTATCTTACGCATCGAGGAAAGTAGCTCATCAGTTAGTAAGAAATAGGGGGACGATTGGAGGTAGTATTGTGTTTGGTCATCCAGCTGCAGATCTATGTGTGATATCAGTACTATTAGACGCCGAAATGGAAATAGTTAGTAGGGGAGCTGTTAGATATGTTAATGCTAATAGGTTCTTTTTAGGCTCACTCACGACTAATTTAAAACAAAATGAAGTTTTGAAGTCAATTAGATTCAAAATTCCAAAAGAAAACTATGGATGGTCATTTAATAAGCTTAGTCTCTCGCATGGAGACTTTCCTCTTTTAATAACTGCAACTCTAATAAGAAGAAGTGGAAATACTATCGATGATATTAAAATAGCATTAGGTGGTGTTGCTGATACTGTAGTAAGGGCTAAAGAAATTGAGGAATTTTTAAAAGGAAAGGAGGCTACAGAGGAAAATATTTATAAAGCTTCCAAATTGGCATCATCAATATATAATCCGTCCCCCACCTTAGAATTCTCTTCTAATTACATTAAAAAGGTGATGGAAGTTTATTTGAGAAGATCAATAAACGAAGCCTATAATATGGCATGA
- a CDS encoding (2Fe-2S)-binding protein: MGKTRKIVFKLNGKEVSAIVDTRLTLLDLLRDVFHLTSPKRGCDETICGACAVLVNNRAICSCTMLAVEVDGSDVVTLEGLGSENNLDLLQEAFIKFDALQCGFCTPGQIISAKSLILNMKGEIIEEDIKETLSGNICRCGAYNNILQAVKYATQKVREKT, encoded by the coding sequence TTGGGTAAGACTAGAAAAATAGTTTTTAAGCTAAATGGCAAGGAGGTATCTGCAATCGTAGATACTAGGCTTACTCTATTGGACTTATTAAGAGACGTATTTCATTTAACGAGTCCAAAAAGAGGATGTGACGAAACAATATGCGGAGCTTGTGCCGTACTTGTTAATAATAGGGCAATATGCTCATGTACTATGCTAGCTGTAGAGGTTGACGGTTCAGATGTAGTTACTTTAGAAGGATTAGGTTCCGAAAACAATCTTGATCTATTACAAGAGGCTTTCATAAAGTTCGATGCATTACAGTGCGGTTTCTGTACTCCGGGCCAAATAATTTCAGCTAAATCTTTAATTTTAAATATGAAAGGTGAAATCATAGAAGAAGATATAAAAGAGACATTATCTGGAAATATATGTAGATGTGGTGCATATAATAATATACTTCAAGCAGTTAAATATGCTACGCAAAAAGTCAGGGAGAAAACATGA